The window GCTTTCATGTCCGCATTCGGCGGGAGCGCCGTCAACGCGACGCTCCCGGTGATCCAGTCCTCTCTCGGCAGCGGCATCGCGACCGTGCAGTGGGTCCTGACGGTCTTTCTCCTGGCCGTGAGCGCCCTTCTTCTCAGCTTCGGACGGCTCGGCGACATCCTGGGACACAGGACCATCTACCTCTGGGGCTTCGTCGGGTTCATCGCCGGTTCGACCCTCTGCGCGATCTCCCCGTCCGCCGGCGCCCTCATCGCTTCCCGCGTCGCGCAGGGAATCGGCGCCGCGATGCTCTTCGCGAACTCCCCGGCGATCCTCACCGGGAGCTTTCGGGCCGAGGACAGGGGCCGCGTCCTGGGCCTGCTCTCCATGATGACCTACATCGGTCTTACGGCCGGTCCGAGCCTCGGAGGCTGGATCGCCGCCAACCTGGGCTGGCGCGCCGTTTTCTATGTCAACGTCCCCGTGGGTCTCGCGGCGCTCCTGATCGCCTGGCGCGTCCTGCCCCGCGAGAGCGCCCAGGGAGGCGAGAAGCGATTCGACCTGATGGGCGCCGGCGCATTCACGGTCGGTCTTCTCGCCCTGCTCCTCTTTCTCAATCAGGGGTACTCGCGAGGCTGGGACTCCGCGCCGATTCTGCTGCTCCTCGTGGCCTCGGTCGCGCTTCTGACTCTCTTCGTCGCCGTCGAGCGCAGGGACCGGGCCCCGATGCTCGATCTCGGCCTCTTCCGGAGCCGGATCTTCTCGGCTGCCGCCGCGAGCGCGATGCTCAACTACCTCGCCATCTTCATCTGCCTCTTTCTGATGCCGTTTCTGCTCATCAGGGGGATGCGCATGTCCGTCTCGGAAGCCGGTCTGCTCCTGACCTGTCAGCCCCTGGCCATGGCGATCACCGCTCCCCTGAGCGGCGCCGTCGCGGACCGCGTCGGATCGAGAGGACCGAGCACGCTCGGGATGGCGATACTGGCGACAGGCCTATTCCTTCTGGCCAGCCTTGACGCCGCATCGAGCCGCTGGGAGATCGGCGCGGGGCTGGCCGTGGTCGGTCTCGGGACGGGGATCTTCATCTCCCCCAACAGCAGCGCCCTCATGGGGGCGGCGCCCAAGCACCGGCAGGGGATCGCGGGGGGTGTGCTGGCGACGGCGCGCAACCTCGGCATGGCGTTGGGCGTGGGTCTCTCGGGAGCGATCCTCACCACCCTGCTGGCCCGCGGGGCGGATCTCCACAGCGCGATCCGCGCCGGGTTTCTCGTGGCCGGGGCCGTAGCGCTGGCCGGCGTTCCGATCTCCGCGTCGAGGGGTGGGGAGGGAAGTCGTGATGCCGGCTGAAGCCCAGTTGGTTGCCGCTGGCGAAAGGGGAGCGCGGCGCTCTGCCAGGAGCGGTTCTCCCTGCGAGGGCACCGCAAGGTGGTTTGCCGGTTGCGTCGCCTTCTCGCTGTCGCCCCCTGCCGCGGGCGCAGCG of the Candidatus Eisenbacteria bacterium genome contains:
- a CDS encoding MFS transporter yields the protein MEEGEGSLRGVTAAPPARRPWWVFSAIGAGAFMSAFGGSAVNATLPVIQSSLGSGIATVQWVLTVFLLAVSALLLSFGRLGDILGHRTIYLWGFVGFIAGSTLCAISPSAGALIASRVAQGIGAAMLFANSPAILTGSFRAEDRGRVLGLLSMMTYIGLTAGPSLGGWIAANLGWRAVFYVNVPVGLAALLIAWRVLPRESAQGGEKRFDLMGAGAFTVGLLALLLFLNQGYSRGWDSAPILLLLVASVALLTLFVAVERRDRAPMLDLGLFRSRIFSAAAASAMLNYLAIFICLFLMPFLLIRGMRMSVSEAGLLLTCQPLAMAITAPLSGAVADRVGSRGPSTLGMAILATGLFLLASLDAASSRWEIGAGLAVVGLGTGIFISPNSSALMGAAPKHRQGIAGGVLATARNLGMALGVGLSGAILTTLLARGADLHSAIRAGFLVAGAVALAGVPISASRGGEGSRDAG